The Deinococcus aquaedulcis genome window below encodes:
- a CDS encoding UbiX family flavin prenyltransferase, translated as MRLVVGVSGGSGMPYALSALQALRALNVETHLVVSSGAKRVMTAEGAGPQLPDLVAQAAYVHEDRDLAASVASGSFRTDGMLLIPCSAGTLAKVAHGFADTLLTRAAHVTLKERRPLVLVVREDPLPRPMLVNLLAAHDAGATVMTASPGFYHAPQDVDELLHFVTARVLDQFRLDVPGFRRWREDDPGPAR; from the coding sequence ATGAGGCTGGTCGTGGGGGTCTCGGGCGGCAGCGGCATGCCGTATGCCCTCTCGGCGCTGCAGGCCCTACGTGCCCTGAACGTGGAGACGCACCTCGTGGTGAGCAGCGGCGCCAAGCGGGTGATGACCGCCGAGGGCGCTGGGCCCCAGCTGCCCGACCTCGTGGCCCAGGCAGCCTATGTGCACGAGGACCGCGATCTGGCCGCCAGCGTGGCCAGCGGCTCCTTTCGCACCGACGGCATGCTGCTCATTCCCTGCAGCGCGGGCACCCTGGCGAAGGTGGCGCACGGCTTTGCCGACACGCTGCTCACCCGCGCGGCGCACGTCACCCTGAAAGAGCGCCGCCCCCTGGTGCTGGTGGTGCGCGAGGACCCGCTGCCCCGCCCCATGCTGGTGAACCTGCTGGCCGCCCACGACGCGGGCGCCACCGTGATGACCGCCAGCCCCGGCTTCTACCACGCGCCGCAGGATGTGGACGAACTGCTGCATTTCGTGACCGCGCGGGTGCTGGACCAGTTCAGGCTGGACGTGCCCGGCTTTCGCCGCTGGCGCGAGGACGACCCAGGACCAGCCCGGTGA
- a CDS encoding glycerol-3-phosphate acyltransferase, producing MPPTAAPVLVALAAYLLGSLVAGVLYSRAQGADIRDRDLPGGSGTFRQYGRRAAILVTALDIAKGALAALLARALAPEWGWLAMGAVVAGHCYPLFFGFRGGGGIAPLLGALLVLAPVTLLGTLGTALLFIPLYRATLQRRVGLNAVPAATVVALPVGLLLATRYGGLGELLAGGVVMAVRSAHLLARPGRPEGA from the coding sequence ATGCCCCCAACCGCCGCGCCCGTGCTTGTGGCCCTCGCCGCGTACCTGCTGGGGTCCCTGGTGGCCGGGGTGCTGTACTCGCGGGCCCAGGGCGCCGATATTCGGGACCGGGACCTGCCAGGCGGCAGCGGCACCTTCCGGCAGTATGGCCGCCGGGCCGCCATACTGGTGACCGCGCTCGACATCGCCAAGGGTGCCCTGGCGGCCCTGCTGGCGCGGGCGCTGGCCCCGGAATGGGGCTGGCTGGCCATGGGGGCCGTGGTGGCGGGCCACTGCTATCCCCTCTTTTTCGGCTTCCGGGGTGGCGGGGGCATTGCGCCGCTGCTGGGCGCACTGCTGGTGCTGGCCCCGGTAACCCTGCTGGGCACCCTGGGCACGGCGCTGCTGTTTATCCCCCTGTACCGCGCCACGCTGCAGCGCCGCGTGGGCCTGAATGCGGTGCCGGCCGCCACAGTGGTGGCCTTGCCGGTGGGCCTGCTGCTGGCCACCCGGTACGGTGGCCTGGGCGAACTGCTGGCCGGCGGCGTGGTGATGGCCGTGCGCAGCGCGCACCTGCTGGCCCGCCCCGGGCGCCCGGAGGGCGCGTGA
- a CDS encoding HesA/MoeB/ThiF family protein, protein MSALPPPPLSRAELRRYSRALLVPEWQEAGAQARVGAARVVVVGAGGLGSPVIAALAGAGVGELVIAEGDTVDLSNLHRQNLYTTPDVGRPKAERAAARAQQLNPHVRVRTSPPVDDQNLPELLAGATLLIDATDNFETRYRLADACTALGREWVWGAASGTSGMVSVFGPALGLRDVFPEPSDAASCDEAGVLGPVPGVVGALMATEALKVLGGVGEPLRGRLWTYDALSGHTRVLRLGVPQADGRAT, encoded by the coding sequence ATGAGTGCCCTGCCGCCGCCCCCACTCAGCCGCGCCGAACTGCGCCGCTACAGCCGTGCGCTGCTGGTGCCGGAATGGCAGGAGGCTGGGGCGCAGGCCCGCGTGGGGGCCGCACGGGTGGTCGTGGTGGGGGCCGGCGGCCTGGGGAGCCCGGTCATTGCTGCGCTGGCGGGCGCCGGGGTAGGCGAACTGGTGATTGCCGAGGGCGACACCGTGGACCTCAGCAATCTGCACCGCCAGAATCTGTACACCACCCCGGATGTGGGCCGCCCCAAGGCCGAGCGCGCCGCCGCCCGCGCCCAGCAGCTCAATCCCCATGTGCGGGTGCGCACATCGCCGCCTGTGGACGACCAGAACCTGCCAGAACTGCTGGCGGGCGCCACGCTGCTCATCGACGCCACCGACAACTTTGAGACCCGCTACCGCCTGGCCGATGCCTGCACCGCCCTAGGGCGCGAATGGGTGTGGGGCGCGGCCAGCGGTACCAGTGGCATGGTCAGCGTGTTTGGCCCGGCCCTGGGCCTGCGCGACGTGTTCCCCGAACCCAGCGACGCGGCCTCCTGCGACGAGGCGGGGGTGCTGGGCCCGGTCCCCGGCGTGGTGGGCGCCCTGATGGCGACCGAGGCCCTGAAGGTGTTGGGGGGCGTGGGCGAGCCCCTGCGCGGGCGCCTGTGGACCTATGACGCCCTGAGCGGCCACACGCGGGTTTTGCGCCTGGGGGTGCCCCAGGCAGATGGCCGGGCGACTTGA
- a CDS encoding HU family DNA-binding protein, protein MTKSTKSAAKQPARNAARSGSADRRGSAASSRGEDNARGDGKIAKTQIIDMVAERTSLNKKQAGDAVATMLDCVVSALRSGQSVGLPGLGTLSIAQTAERSGVRPGTSERITIPAGKKVRFKVATTLKGSL, encoded by the coding sequence ATGACCAAGAGCACCAAGTCCGCCGCGAAGCAGCCCGCCCGCAATGCCGCCCGGAGCGGCAGCGCCGACCGCCGGGGGAGCGCCGCCTCGTCACGCGGCGAGGACAACGCGCGCGGCGACGGCAAGATCGCCAAAACCCAGATTATTGACATGGTGGCCGAGCGCACCTCGCTGAACAAGAAGCAGGCGGGCGACGCGGTGGCGACCATGCTCGACTGCGTGGTCTCGGCGCTGCGTTCGGGCCAGAGCGTGGGCCTGCCCGGCCTGGGCACCCTGAGCATTGCCCAGACCGCCGAGCGCAGCGGCGTGCGCCCCGGCACCTCCGAGCGCATCACCATTCCGGCCGGCAAGAAGGTGCGCTTCAAGGTGGCGACCACCCTCAAAGGCAGCCTGTAA
- the gmk gene encoding guanylate kinase encodes MTAGPFSDMPLSTPPRRGLLLVMTGASGVGKGTLRERWLAGQDVFYSTSWTTREARPGEEHGVHYVFVTPDDFEAKAQANGFLEHAAFVGNRYGTPMEPIEAALSRGQDVILEIEVEGAMQVKARMGDEAILIFIMPPSLSELRRRLEGRATETPERIEKRLARAREEIREAHEFRYVVVNDDLDRAVDDLHAIQRAERARQRPETEWTEEDREARVRADTLRSYTLTDAQLNEVATH; translated from the coding sequence ATGACGGCTGGCCCCTTTTCTGATATGCCCCTCAGCACCCCGCCGCGCCGGGGGCTGCTGCTCGTGATGACGGGCGCGTCCGGCGTGGGCAAGGGCACCCTGCGCGAGCGCTGGCTGGCGGGTCAGGACGTGTTTTACAGCACCTCCTGGACCACCCGCGAGGCCCGGCCCGGCGAGGAGCACGGCGTGCACTATGTTTTCGTCACCCCCGACGATTTCGAGGCCAAGGCCCAGGCGAACGGCTTTCTCGAACACGCCGCCTTTGTGGGCAACCGCTACGGCACGCCCATGGAGCCTATTGAAGCGGCACTCTCGCGTGGGCAGGACGTGATTCTGGAAATTGAGGTGGAAGGCGCCATGCAGGTCAAGGCGCGCATGGGCGACGAGGCCATCCTGATTTTCATCATGCCGCCTAGCCTCTCGGAACTGCGCCGCCGCCTGGAGGGCCGCGCCACCGAGACCCCCGAGCGCATTGAAAAGCGGCTGGCCCGCGCCCGCGAGGAAATCCGCGAAGCCCACGAATTCCGCTACGTGGTGGTCAACGACGACCTGGACCGCGCCGTGGATGACCTGCACGCCATTCAGCGCGCCGAGCGGGCCCGGCAGCGCCCCGAGACCGAATGGACCGAGGAAGACCGCGAGGCCCGCGTGCGTGCCGACACCCTGCGCAGCTATACCCTGACCGACGCCCAGCTGAACGAGGTGGCGACCCACTGA
- a CDS encoding macro domain-containing protein yields the protein MPLELIQGDIAAQTTCAVVTAANKELMGGGGVDGVIHRAAGPELLRAIRQLGGTPTGTAVITPAFGLSGQGVRHVIHAVGPIWRGGHASEADLLASAYRHSLELAVQHGCDSVAFPAISTGVYGYPLDQAAEVSLRAITTFLWDHPALQVRLVLYGAGPLNVFQRALARVAPSA from the coding sequence ATGCCACTTGAACTGATCCAGGGCGATATTGCCGCGCAGACCACCTGCGCCGTGGTGACTGCTGCCAACAAGGAATTAATGGGCGGTGGGGGCGTGGACGGCGTGATTCACCGCGCCGCTGGCCCCGAACTGCTGCGCGCCATCCGGCAGCTGGGGGGCACGCCCACGGGCACGGCCGTCATCACGCCTGCTTTTGGGCTCTCTGGCCAGGGGGTGCGGCACGTGATTCATGCCGTGGGCCCCATCTGGCGCGGTGGCCACGCGAGCGAGGCCGACCTGCTGGCCAGCGCCTACCGCCACAGCCTGGAACTGGCCGTGCAGCACGGCTGCGACAGCGTGGCTTTTCCGGCGATCAGCACCGGGGTCTACGGCTATCCGCTGGATCAGGCCGCCGAGGTGAGCCTGCGGGCGATCACCACGTTCCTGTGGGATCACCCCGCCCTTCAGGTGCGGCTGGTGCTGTACGGCGCCGGGCCCCTGAACGTGTTTCAGCGGGCGCTGGCCCGGGTGGCACCGTCCGCATAG
- a CDS encoding siderophore-interacting protein, with translation MTTLTPTRPLPMTDEMQDLILHVNEGHVPELLHCVRAFTPVQDATQAQITALFEDGMELAVTAPAGVSRRFVPFAVPGPVHEAIRGTVGAAMKKLGLNPEGRVAAWQVTDNRPLTAHMRRLVLHLDQDERPAWRPGDACRFDVPGQDHGRPYTLRRVQGALAHVDVYCHDQSPGSVWAQGLQPGDLVTVRGERHEPFPDFTGGPALLLGDETALPTIAALLEGWADEHPVRVLLEVGDAAEQRYLDEVPLPAGTHVSWLPRVGDSGAALLAVLDTLAVAPAAVWGALETGAAKRLRKHLRAEYPQADVRLTGYWRRSEGS, from the coding sequence ATGACCACCCTGACCCCCACCCGCCCACTGCCCATGACGGACGAGATGCAGGACCTCATCCTGCATGTCAACGAGGGGCATGTGCCCGAACTGCTGCACTGTGTCAGGGCCTTTACCCCGGTGCAGGACGCCACGCAGGCCCAGATCACGGCCCTGTTCGAAGACGGCATGGAACTGGCAGTCACAGCCCCGGCAGGCGTGTCGCGCCGCTTCGTGCCCTTCGCCGTGCCGGGCCCCGTCCACGAGGCGATTCGCGGCACCGTGGGGGCGGCCATGAAGAAGCTGGGCCTGAACCCCGAAGGCCGCGTGGCCGCGTGGCAGGTGACCGACAACCGCCCCCTGACCGCCCATATGCGCCGCCTCGTGCTGCACCTGGATCAGGACGAGCGCCCCGCCTGGCGCCCGGGGGACGCCTGCCGCTTTGACGTGCCGGGCCAGGACCACGGCCGCCCCTACACCCTGCGCCGCGTGCAGGGCGCGCTGGCCCACGTTGACGTGTATTGCCATGACCAGAGCCCCGGCAGCGTGTGGGCCCAGGGCCTGCAACCCGGCGACCTCGTGACGGTGCGCGGCGAGCGCCACGAGCCCTTCCCCGACTTCACAGGTGGCCCCGCGCTGCTGCTGGGCGACGAAACCGCGCTGCCCACCATTGCGGCCCTGCTGGAAGGCTGGGCCGATGAACACCCTGTCCGCGTGCTGCTGGAGGTGGGCGACGCCGCCGAGCAGCGTTATCTGGACGAGGTGCCGCTGCCCGCCGGAACCCACGTGAGCTGGCTACCGCGCGTGGGAGACAGCGGCGCCGCGCTGCTGGCTGTGCTGGACACCCTGGCCGTGGCCCCGGCGGCCGTGTGGGGCGCCCTGGAAACAGGGGCGGCCAAGCGCCTGCGCAAACATCTGCGCGCCGAATACCCCCAGGCCGATGTCCGCCTCACCGGCTACTGGCGCCGGAGCGAGGGCTCATAA
- a CDS encoding heme ABC transporter ATP-binding protein, translating into MPTHDAPPATPRAPVAQVAALDYTVAGREVLRGVSLSLQAGELLAVLGRNGAGKSTLLAHLSGDLRARGVQLFGQPLPPRRPRELARRRAVLPQHTAVPFAAEVLDIVLLGRIPHGRRETPADRAMAADCLARVGLAGFGARSIQTLSGGEQQRVHLARTLAQLSGTAGDRVLLLDEPTASLDLAHQHATLRLARDLCAEGVGVLAVLHDLNLAAQYADRVLLLAGGEVLAWGPPAAALTPAHIQAAYGHEVLVTRHPCLDCPLIVSAG; encoded by the coding sequence CTGCCGACCCATGACGCGCCGCCGGCCACCCCGCGCGCCCCGGTGGCCCAGGTGGCAGCGCTGGACTACACGGTGGCCGGGCGCGAGGTACTGCGCGGGGTGTCGCTGTCGCTGCAGGCGGGCGAACTGCTGGCTGTGCTGGGGCGCAACGGGGCCGGCAAAAGCACCCTGCTGGCTCACCTCAGCGGCGATCTGCGCGCCCGGGGGGTACAGCTGTTCGGCCAGCCGCTGCCCCCGCGCCGCCCCCGCGAACTGGCACGGCGCCGCGCGGTGTTGCCGCAGCACACCGCCGTGCCCTTTGCCGCCGAGGTGCTGGACATAGTGCTGCTGGGCCGCATTCCGCACGGGCGGCGCGAAACCCCGGCCGACCGCGCCATGGCCGCCGACTGTCTGGCCCGCGTGGGGCTGGCGGGGTTCGGTGCGCGCTCTATTCAGACGCTCTCGGGCGGGGAGCAGCAGCGGGTGCATCTGGCGCGCACCCTGGCGCAATTAAGCGGCACGGCGGGCGACCGGGTGCTGCTGCTGGACGAACCCACCGCCAGCCTGGACCTGGCCCACCAGCACGCGACCCTGCGGCTGGCCCGCGACCTGTGCGCCGAGGGCGTGGGCGTGCTGGCGGTGCTGCACGACCTGAATCTGGCCGCCCAGTACGCCGACCGGGTGCTGCTGCTGGCCGGGGGCGAGGTGCTGGCCTGGGGCCCGCCCGCCGCCGCCCTGACCCCCGCCCACATTCAGGCTGCCTACGGCCACGAGGTGCTGGTGACCCGCCACCCCTGCCTGGACTGTCCCCTGATCGTCAGCGCCGGCTGA
- a CDS encoding FecCD family ABC transporter permease, with translation MEGRLPVTVTAAPAPWPWRARTLTLLALPPLLVGAAVLAVGTGAVGIAPGQVLSILLAPLGVPPLQTYEPQQAAVLWAIRLPRVVLGLLVGAGLGAAGAAMQGLFRNPLADPGLLGISSGASLAAAASVVLGFQAFGPYSLPLAAFTGALLATALISLLAQERGRVQVATMLLAGIAVNALCGAGTGLMTFLATDDQLRSLTFWNLGSLGGATWPTVLSALPPLAVGVLGLPLAARALNAFMLGETGAAHLGLPVQGVKWLIVSLVALGVGAGVAVAGTIGFVGLVVPHLLRLLTGPNHRTLLPASALLGATLLVLADLLSRTVVVPAELPLGIVTALLGAPFFLFLLRPGRQGAGL, from the coding sequence GTGGAAGGCCGACTTCCGGTGACCGTCACGGCCGCCCCCGCGCCCTGGCCCTGGCGCGCCCGCACCCTCACGCTGCTGGCACTGCCGCCGCTGCTGGTGGGCGCGGCGGTGCTGGCGGTGGGCACGGGCGCCGTGGGCATCGCGCCGGGGCAGGTGCTCAGCATTCTGCTGGCGCCACTGGGGGTGCCGCCGCTGCAGACCTACGAGCCGCAGCAGGCGGCGGTGCTGTGGGCCATTCGTCTGCCGCGCGTGGTGCTGGGGCTGCTGGTGGGCGCGGGGCTGGGCGCCGCAGGCGCCGCCATGCAGGGCCTGTTTCGCAATCCCCTGGCCGACCCTGGCCTGCTGGGGATTTCCAGCGGCGCCAGTCTGGCCGCTGCCGCCAGCGTGGTGCTGGGGTTTCAGGCCTTTGGCCCGTACTCACTGCCCCTGGCTGCCTTTACCGGTGCACTGCTGGCGACCGCGCTCATTTCTTTGCTGGCGCAGGAACGCGGGCGGGTGCAGGTGGCCACCATGCTGCTGGCCGGCATTGCGGTCAACGCGCTCTGTGGGGCCGGCACCGGCCTGATGACCTTTCTGGCCACCGATGACCAGCTGCGGTCCCTGACCTTCTGGAACCTGGGCTCGCTGGGCGGCGCCACCTGGCCCACGGTGCTCAGCGCGCTGCCGCCCCTGGCGGTGGGGGTGCTGGGCCTGCCCCTGGCCGCGCGCGCCCTGAACGCCTTCATGCTGGGCGAGACCGGCGCGGCGCACCTGGGCCTGCCGGTGCAGGGCGTGAAGTGGCTGATCGTTTCGCTGGTGGCCCTGGGCGTGGGCGCCGGGGTAGCGGTGGCAGGCACCATTGGCTTTGTGGGGCTGGTGGTGCCGCACCTGCTGCGGCTGCTGACCGGGCCCAACCACCGCACGCTGCTGCCGGCCTCGGCGCTGCTGGGGGCCACGCTGCTGGTCCTGGCCGACCTGCTGTCGCGCACCGTGGTCGTGCCAGCCGAGTTGCCCCTGGGTATTGTGACGGCCCTGCTGGGGGCGCCCTTCTTTCTCTTTCTGCTGCGGCCGGGCCGCCAGGGCGCAGGGCTGTGA
- a CDS encoding heme/hemin ABC transporter substrate-binding protein: MKRTLLALSALSLLSSALAVTVKGADGVTVELGTPRRVVALNATTVELIYRLGQQGSLVGTDVTGTYPPNKLPSVGHWAQLPAEGILALQPDLVIGTADNFAMPSNVKTVQQLRAAGVKVLVLPASDTGGLDGVKARLNLLAQVYGVPGAAASLTRSFDTTVQAVKANRPKVAPRVIFLYAHGPNDASIYGTEGGANDLITLAGGRNIAPFKDTKTLTAEALVALNPDAIILLERGLEAVGGVDGALKLPGVAQTNAGRARRIYAVDNSVRWIGPRLPEFALKLARQWKADFR, translated from the coding sequence ATGAAACGAACCCTTCTGGCGCTGTCTGCCCTCTCCCTGCTTTCGTCTGCTCTGGCCGTCACCGTCAAGGGGGCCGACGGCGTGACCGTCGAGTTGGGCACACCCCGGCGTGTGGTGGCGCTAAATGCCACGACTGTCGAACTGATCTACCGCCTGGGCCAGCAGGGCAGCCTCGTGGGCACCGATGTCACCGGCACTTACCCGCCCAACAAGCTGCCCAGCGTGGGGCACTGGGCCCAGTTGCCCGCCGAGGGCATCCTGGCGCTGCAGCCTGACCTCGTGATTGGTACCGCCGACAACTTCGCCATGCCCAGCAACGTCAAGACCGTGCAGCAGCTGCGCGCGGCGGGCGTGAAGGTGCTGGTGCTGCCCGCCAGCGACACCGGGGGCCTGGACGGCGTGAAGGCGCGGCTGAACCTGCTGGCCCAGGTGTACGGCGTGCCCGGCGCCGCCGCCAGCCTGACCCGCAGCTTCGACACCACGGTGCAGGCGGTCAAAGCCAACCGGCCAAAGGTGGCCCCCAGGGTCATCTTCCTGTACGCCCACGGCCCCAACGACGCCAGCATCTACGGCACCGAGGGCGGCGCCAACGATCTGATCACCCTGGCGGGAGGGCGCAACATTGCGCCGTTCAAGGACACCAAGACCCTGACGGCCGAGGCCCTGGTGGCCCTGAACCCCGACGCGATCATTCTGCTGGAGCGCGGCCTGGAGGCCGTGGGTGGCGTGGACGGTGCCCTAAAGCTGCCCGGCGTGGCCCAGACGAACGCGGGCCGGGCCCGGCGCATCTATGCGGTGGACAACTCGGTGCGCTGGATCGGGCCGCGCCTGCCCGAATTTGCCCTGAAGCTGGCCCGGCAGTGGAAGGCCGACTTCCGGTGA
- the ddrC gene encoding DNA damage response protein DdrC translates to MKNAPLTLDFGTVRLPISADGLLHAPTALKHLGLSDDRFQATLDALKVETDTRDYGAGPELALSIPDFTRLAFTLDTPQARRWRKRAQDLLTRALQGDVRLSAQIAERNPDPEARRWLAARLESTQARRELMSTVARHGGEGPVFGQLGSISNRSVLGTNSAAIRRERGVKQTRDGLSATELLRLAYLDTATTRAIQERGAHGNDAILKLHEHVARRERAGWETPIPTQAS, encoded by the coding sequence ATGAAGAACGCTCCGCTGACCCTTGACTTTGGCACCGTCCGGCTGCCCATCAGCGCGGACGGACTGCTGCACGCCCCCACGGCCCTGAAGCACCTGGGCCTGTCCGATGACCGCTTCCAGGCCACCCTGGACGCCCTGAAGGTAGAGACCGACACCCGCGACTACGGCGCTGGCCCCGAACTGGCCCTGTCTATTCCCGACTTCACCCGTCTGGCCTTTACGCTGGACACCCCGCAGGCCCGGCGCTGGCGCAAGCGGGCCCAGGACCTGCTGACCCGCGCCCTGCAGGGCGACGTGCGCCTGTCGGCCCAGATTGCCGAGCGCAACCCCGACCCTGAAGCCCGGCGCTGGCTGGCCGCCCGCCTGGAAAGCACCCAGGCCCGGCGCGAACTGATGAGCACAGTCGCCCGCCACGGTGGCGAGGGCCCGGTGTTCGGGCAACTGGGGAGCATCAGCAACCGCAGCGTGCTGGGCACCAACAGCGCGGCCATCCGCCGCGAGCGCGGGGTCAAGCAGACCCGCGACGGCCTGAGCGCCACCGAGCTGCTGCGCCTCGCCTACCTGGACACCGCCACCACCCGCGCCATTCAGGAGCGCGGCGCCCACGGCAACGATGCGATCCTGAAGCTCCACGAGCATGTCGCCCGCCGCGAGCGCGCCGGCTGGGAAACGCCAATTCCGACCCAGGCGAGCTAA